The Epilithonimonas zeae genome contains the following window.
AATCAATCAATCAATCAATCAATCAATCAATCAATTCTGAGCGACTGCTGAGACTCAGTATTTAATAGATTCGTGATAGATGTCTTTCCAGAATCCCAGCTTTCCGGCATTCTGGAAAGCAAGACTTCAAGCCTTCAAGATTTATAAAGATCTAGCTTTATTACTTTCCTGCTGACCTTCCGTTACAAATGAAGATCTTGTTTCTTGTTTCTGATGATTAGCGGTTGGATTTGACTTCATACGTCTCTTTTTGGCATAGTTGACGATGGAGACTTTTGAATGATCTGTAACTTACTTTGCTAAAGAGTTTTTATGAACAACATTAGTCGTACTGAAAGGTAATTTCCTTTCACCCGAAAGGGGCAAGTTGTGTTTTGAGCATCTCGAAACGTTTTCGGATGCTGAAAACAACTTGCCCTTGCAGGGGGCTGGGAAAACAATCTCCGAAGTCGATGTTTTATGCAAATTAAACGGATGGATTATGAATGATCAGAATAATAAGAAGCAGCAAAAAACAGGTCGTCGTCCAAAGGCTGATCCTGCTAAAATTAGATATACGATTTCTTTTAATGAGGTCGAACACTCCCGGTTTCTTGAACTTTTTGATCAGTCAGGAATGACCGTCAAAGCTCATTTTATAACTTCCTGCATCTTTGAAAAGACAATAAAGACTGTCAAATTGGATAAAGGAACCATTGATTTTTATATGAGACTGACCTCATTTCACAGCCAGTTTCGTGCGGTAGGTGTTAATTATAATCAGATTGTAAAACTACTTTACACTCATTTTACGGAGAAAAAAGCGGCAGCATTACTTTTTAAATTGGAAAAGCAGACTATAGAAATGGTGGAAATCTTCAGAAAAGTAGTTCAATTAACTGAAGAGTTTAATCAAAAACATCTTAAGAACGAATGATCATATGATTGCTAAAATCGGAAGAAGCAGTAATTTGTTCGGTACATTGTCCTACAATAATCTGAAAGTAGAAGAGGAGAAAGGAGAAATTCTGTTGACAAACAAAATGATCGAAACTCCCAATGGGCAGTATACGGTAAGTCAGCTGTCAAAATCTTTTGAATCTTATCTGTTTGCCAATCGAAATACAGAAAAACATACCCTGCATATTTCTTTAAATCCAGATCCTAAAGACAATGTTTCTGATGAGAAATACAGGCAAATGGCTCAGCAATACATGCAGGAAATGGGCTATGGTGAACAGCCGTTTGTTGTATTTAAACATACGGATATAGACAGAAGTCACATTCATATTGTCTCTTTGTGCGTCGATGAGGAAGGTAAGAAGATTTCCGACAAGTTCGAAAAAGTGCGTTCGATGAAAATATGCCGGGAACTGGAAAAGCAATTCGGATTGATTTCAGCACTGGAAAAAGAAAATAAGGTGAACAGCCCGATTTTTAAAGCGGTCGATTACAAGAGAGGCGATATAAAAAGTCAGATTGCCTCAGCGATAAGACATATCAGTTCTCAATATCAATTTCAGTCCCTGGGTGAGTACAATGCTCTACTCTCTCTTTACAATATTACTGCTGAAAAAGTGGAAGGAGAACTGCACGGTCATTCGCAAAGAGGTCTACTATACTTTCCGACAGACAGGAAGGGTAAAAAGACAGGCCATCCTTTTAAAGCATCGCTGTTTGGGAAAAAGGCTGGTTTTGATTCTTTGGAAAAGTACTTTGAATCGTGCAGAGCAAAAATGAAAAGTCTTCCCGTGAGGGAAAAACTGAAGGAAAAAATCGTATTGATATTACAATCTTCAAACAATGAAAAATCATTTATTAAAAAATTACAAAAAGAAGGCATTGAAACAGTAATCCGTAAAAATGATCAAGGAAGAATTTACGGAATGACTTTTATTGATCATCAGTCAAAAACGGTCTGGAAAGGATCTCGTTTGGGAAAGGAATGTTCAGCCAATGCTTTTAATGATAAATGGAATAATTCAAGTAAGGTAGCAAATGAGGAAATGAAAGATCAACAGACTTTTTCTCCGAAACTTACTCAAGACAGCAATCATCTTTTCAATGCAATTGAAAATAGCGGGGATTCTTTTTTCGAATCCTTTAGGGGAATTCTTCCGACTTTAAGTGATGAAAATGATTACGAAGAAATTGAATTTGCCAACAGAATGAAGAAAAGAAAAATAAGAAAAAGGAGATAACTAAATCAAGTCTAATATGAACTGACAGCGTTTTTCAACAGTATCTTTTGGAACAACAACAAGTTCATACCCAAATTTAGTATAAGTCAGTCTCATTTGTTCATAGGTTTCGACGGCTTGTTCCCAGTTTTGTTTGCGTTCCGCATCGGTTATATAGATTTCCTTCCAAGGCGGAAGTATAAATACTTTTCGGTGATATACAATGGTTTCTGTCAACTGTGTAAGGTCTTTAGGGATTGGCAGCTTTTCCATTTTCATATAGCAGATTGTATCGGGTAATGCTCTGTCGAAAAAAACAATGCTTTCTGAAGACTCGTTGATAACGTTCCAATAGCTTTGTAGAGAAGCTTCGGCCATCAGCTGGGCATAGAGTGCCTTGTTCTTCCAAGGTAATCCATTTCCATCAAGAAGTATTTGTTCCTTAATGATTCGCCTTGCATCTTCAGGTACGATTTTAAGTCCTTTCTCCTGAAGTGCATTGATTAAAGTTGTTTTGCCCGCACCTGGACCGCCGGTGATTACATGGAGTTTCATTTTACAGTAATTTAATTATTATTTTATTCATGCGCCAGGCATACTGCCTAATACTGCCATACAGCTACAAAAGTTGCCCAGTCAGTTTGCGTCTCTATTGACTATATAAATTCCAGCACTAACCTATTATTATAAGAAAAATGCAGGGAGAAGAC
Protein-coding sequences here:
- a CDS encoding AAA family ATPase; this translates as MKLHVITGGPGAGKTTLINALQEKGLKIVPEDARRIIKEQILLDGNGLPWKNKALYAQLMAEASLQSYWNVINESSESIVFFDRALPDTICYMKMEKLPIPKDLTQLTETIVYHRKVFILPPWKEIYITDAERKQNWEQAVETYEQMRLTYTKFGYELVVVPKDTVEKRCQFILDLI
- the mobB gene encoding conjugal transfer protein MobB, whose amino-acid sequence is MIAKIGRSSNLFGTLSYNNLKVEEEKGEILLTNKMIETPNGQYTVSQLSKSFESYLFANRNTEKHTLHISLNPDPKDNVSDEKYRQMAQQYMQEMGYGEQPFVVFKHTDIDRSHIHIVSLCVDEEGKKISDKFEKVRSMKICRELEKQFGLISALEKENKVNSPIFKAVDYKRGDIKSQIASAIRHISSQYQFQSLGEYNALLSLYNITAEKVEGELHGHSQRGLLYFPTDRKGKKTGHPFKASLFGKKAGFDSLEKYFESCRAKMKSLPVREKLKEKIVLILQSSNNEKSFIKKLQKEGIETVIRKNDQGRIYGMTFIDHQSKTVWKGSRLGKECSANAFNDKWNNSSKVANEEMKDQQTFSPKLTQDSNHLFNAIENSGDSFFESFRGILPTLSDENDYEEIEFANRMKKRKIRKRR
- the mobA gene encoding conjugal transfer protein MobA; its protein translation is MNDQNNKKQQKTGRRPKADPAKIRYTISFNEVEHSRFLELFDQSGMTVKAHFITSCIFEKTIKTVKLDKGTIDFYMRLTSFHSQFRAVGVNYNQIVKLLYTHFTEKKAAALLFKLEKQTIEMVEIFRKVVQLTEEFNQKHLKNE